A single genomic interval of Perca fluviatilis chromosome 19, GENO_Pfluv_1.0, whole genome shotgun sequence harbors:
- the vwc2 gene encoding brorin — MLHSVAMTAEVLFVLGFLMSGAQCNPIATLPASRERLERVLTQAREDGHQDEQAPEEPLRYGAQQRPEEINALSSNRNASSRARLYLSSQTRGSKGGKPQELWTEKDSLNQIDEGPTSDVTLSLDAIDEYAYPDYRGKGCMDESGFVFAIGDQFTPGPSTCPCLCTDEGPLCTKPECPKVHPRCIKVDTSQCCPMCKEKKNYCEFRGKIYASLEEFKVSPCEKCRCEPSGEVLCSVAACPQTDCVDPEYEPDQCCPICKTGPNCYVDTSVIPAGREVKIDECTICYCTYEEGTWQIERQATCSKNECQLS, encoded by the exons ATGCTGCACTCCGTTGCCATGACAGCAGAAGTTCTCTTTGTTCTTGGGTTTCTGATGAGCGGTGCTCAGTGTAATCCTATAGCAACCTTACCAGCGAGCCGAGAACGTCTGGAAAGAGTGTTGACCCAAGCCAGGGAGGACGGACATCAGGACGAGCAGGCCCCCGAGGAGCCGCTGAGATACGGCGCTCAGCAGCGGCCGGAGGAAATCAATGCTTTGAGCTCCAACAGGAATGCTTCGAGCCGCGCCAGGCTGTACCTCAGCTCCCAGACACGAGGATCTAAAGGCGGGAAGCCTCAGGAGCTGTGGACTGAAAAGGACAGCCTGAATCAAATAGACGAGGGCCCCACCAGTGACGTCACGCTCTCCCTGGACGCCATCGACGAGTACGCCTACCCAGACTACAGGGGGAAAGGCTGCATGGATGAGAGCGGCTTTGTGTTCGCCATCGGCGACCAGTTCACCCCGGGCCCTTCGACGTGCCCTTGCCTCTGCACAGACGAGGGCCCTCTGTGCACCAAGCCAGAATGTCCCAAAGTTCACCCTCGCTGCATTAAAGTGGACACTAGCCAATGCTGCCCGATGTGCAAGGAGAAAAAGAACTACTGCGAGTTCCGGGGCAAGATCTACGCCTCGCTAGAAGAGTTTAAG GTGTCTCCATGTGAGAAGTGCCGATGTGAGCCAAGTGGGGAGGTGTTGTGCTCTGTGGCAGCCTGCCCTCAGACTGATTGTGTGGATCCGGAGTACGAGCCCGATCAGTGCTGTCCCATCTGCAAGACTG GGCCAAATTGCTACGTGGACACATCAGTGATACCAGCCGGTCGAGAGGTGAAGATTGATGAGTGTACAATCTGCTACTGCACATATGAGGAGGGCACATGGCAGATTGAGCGTCAGGCCACCTGCAGTAAGAACGAGTGCCAGCTGAGCTAA